From the genome of Granulicella arctica, one region includes:
- a CDS encoding YsnF/AvaK domain-containing protein, translated as MAMTDELTHLVCLFHHQDQAAAATEDLYKQGIPPTSIAVIGDEGQEHAAGSALDEFGIPARDRQHLLEGIRNGGVVVAVSTVQGHVSAVEKIFGSHKATKIDDAVVTPKAAALSVGAEDETTIPLVEEELAVGKRTVDQGGVRVYRRVIEIPIEESIDLREEHVVVERNAVNRPVTDADLALQGNQVFELTETAEEAVVGKTAHVVEEVVVGKTASERTEHIHDTVRHTEVEIEEIQPESELRTPVKTN; from the coding sequence ATGGCAATGACCGACGAGCTCACTCATCTTGTGTGCCTATTCCATCACCAAGATCAGGCTGCCGCAGCAACTGAAGATCTTTATAAACAAGGCATTCCTCCCACATCGATCGCGGTCATTGGAGACGAAGGACAGGAGCATGCCGCCGGTTCTGCTCTCGACGAATTTGGGATTCCGGCCCGTGACCGCCAACATCTGCTGGAAGGAATACGCAACGGCGGCGTTGTCGTGGCGGTTTCGACCGTGCAAGGGCATGTTTCTGCTGTTGAGAAGATCTTTGGAAGCCACAAGGCTACCAAGATTGATGATGCTGTCGTGACGCCCAAAGCCGCTGCACTTTCGGTTGGAGCGGAGGATGAGACAACTATTCCCCTCGTCGAAGAGGAACTCGCCGTGGGCAAGCGGACGGTGGATCAAGGTGGTGTCCGTGTTTATCGGCGGGTCATCGAGATTCCTATAGAGGAGTCGATCGACCTCCGCGAGGAGCATGTCGTTGTCGAGCGAAATGCCGTGAACCGTCCGGTCACGGATGCAGATCTGGCACTTCAGGGCAATCAAGTGTTCGAACTCACCGAGACAGCCGAAGAAGCCGTGGTCGGAAAGACAGCGCACGTTGTAGAAGAAGTGGTCGTGGGCAAGACCGCATCGGAGCGCACGGAGCATATTCACGATACGGTCCGCCATACCGAGGTTGAGATTGAAGAGATTCAGCCCGAGAGCGAACTGAGAACGCCAGTCAAAACGAACTAA
- a CDS encoding DUF3761 domain-containing protein encodes MTKRAIAVFAALFMSVCTLAHAQAPAGATGQCKDGTYSTAKAKSGACSGHKGVQTWYATASAAPAPAPTATPSAAPTPPPAPTSATASRPSATSSPSTMPSQPAAGGGPGQVWVNTSTKVYHCSGDRYYGKTKKGAYMSESDAVAKGARPDAGKPCPK; translated from the coding sequence ATGACCAAACGCGCCATCGCTGTTTTCGCCGCACTCTTTATGTCCGTCTGTACCCTTGCTCACGCACAGGCTCCCGCCGGGGCGACAGGACAGTGTAAAGACGGCACCTACTCCACCGCCAAGGCTAAGAGCGGAGCCTGCTCCGGACACAAGGGCGTGCAGACTTGGTACGCAACAGCTTCGGCAGCACCGGCACCGGCCCCAACAGCAACGCCCAGCGCAGCTCCAACGCCGCCTCCGGCCCCGACCTCTGCGACCGCATCTCGCCCCTCTGCGACCTCCAGCCCGTCAACTATGCCGAGCCAGCCCGCAGCCGGGGGCGGACCGGGCCAGGTTTGGGTCAATACCTCCACCAAGGTCTACCATTGCAGCGGCGATCGATATTACGGCAAGACGAAAAAAGGTGCTTATATGAGCGAGTCTGACGCCGTAGCCAAAGGCGCACGCCCCGACGCTGGAAAGCCTTGCCCCAAGTAG
- a CDS encoding YidB family protein translates to MGLLDTIEGMASQQGQGTNSGTNANVASGMMQALEQQPGGLSGVIDSFRNNGMADHVQNWSNGQEPAATPGQIEQGLGNTGFIENVAAKAGVSPEIAKVAMATVLPMVLAHFTNGGQQAPPQSGYGGMASQLLSKFL, encoded by the coding sequence ATGGGACTACTAGACACAATTGAAGGAATGGCCAGTCAACAGGGCCAGGGGACCAACTCAGGCACGAACGCGAATGTCGCTAGTGGCATGATGCAGGCTCTTGAACAGCAACCTGGCGGCCTCTCCGGCGTCATCGACTCTTTCCGCAACAACGGTATGGCCGACCACGTCCAAAACTGGTCCAACGGCCAGGAACCCGCCGCCACGCCCGGCCAGATCGAACAAGGTCTCGGAAACACAGGCTTCATCGAGAACGTTGCTGCGAAGGCTGGTGTCTCGCCTGAAATCGCGAAGGTAGCCATGGCAACCGTGCTTCCGATGGTGCTCGCGCATTTCACCAATGGGGGCCAGCAGGCTCCGCCGCAGAGTGGCTACGGTGGCATGGCATCCCAGCTTCTCAGCAAGTTCCTCTAA
- a CDS encoding LysM peptidoglycan-binding domain-containing protein gives MADFQALQQKYAPVVDMIKKFEPYGAKFVGSDLVGEQYHLVAQVPSQVVLERVWDIIKQVDPQYADLKHEISNTGGQDGSYTIQSGDNLSKVSELFYGHANKYDEIAKANHLADANKIQVGQILDIPLIKS, from the coding sequence GTGGCTGATTTTCAGGCATTGCAGCAGAAATACGCTCCCGTCGTCGACATGATTAAGAAGTTCGAGCCGTACGGGGCCAAATTTGTAGGCTCCGACTTGGTGGGTGAGCAGTATCATCTCGTTGCTCAGGTTCCATCGCAGGTAGTGCTGGAACGCGTTTGGGACATCATCAAGCAGGTCGACCCGCAGTACGCCGATCTCAAGCATGAGATCAGCAACACCGGCGGTCAGGACGGGTCCTACACCATTCAATCGGGCGACAATCTCAGTAAAGTGAGCGAGCTCTTCTACGGTCATGCTAACAAGTACGATGAGATCGCCAAGGCCAATCACCTGGCCGACGCGAACAAGATTCAAGTCGGCCAGATCCTCGACATCCCACTCATCAAGTCCTGA
- a CDS encoding HNH endonuclease, which yields MKGPVQRSLHCPCGNEKILALGLCSTCYTLKRQDEEYFGGHREEVLARDGYRCRIPNCATVKRGKRSVAVHHRKPGNSDPKLMITLCLPCHAKVSRTQFLENEWPELLRILWREQHPEAHEQTTLDFKVRGPAAAAIPLFEIKVSQK from the coding sequence ATGAAGGGTCCGGTTCAACGCTCTCTGCATTGTCCCTGCGGGAATGAGAAGATCCTCGCCCTAGGCCTCTGCTCGACCTGCTACACGCTGAAGCGTCAAGATGAGGAGTATTTCGGTGGCCATCGCGAAGAAGTCCTGGCTCGTGATGGCTACAGATGTCGTATCCCCAACTGTGCGACAGTAAAGCGGGGAAAGCGATCGGTGGCAGTTCATCACCGTAAGCCTGGCAACAGCGATCCGAAGCTGATGATTACGCTTTGCCTCCCTTGTCACGCTAAAGTAAGCCGCACACAGTTTCTTGAAAACGAATGGCCGGAGTTGCTCCGTATTCTTTGGCGCGAGCAACACCCGGAAGCGCATGAGCAGACCACCCTCGACTTCAAAGTGCGAGGTCCCGCAGCCGCAGCCATTCCCTTGTTCGAGATCAAGGTTTCGCAGAAGTGA
- a CDS encoding recombinase family protein, with amino-acid sequence MPKVIKSKATPKNARHPKGQRVGYVRVSSLDQNEHRQLEGMDLDKTFLDKASGKDVKRPQLTAMLDFVREGDSVFCHSMDRLGRNLGDLRKLVDLMTERGISVHFLKEGLTFTGEDAPMANLMLSVMGAVAQFERDLIRERQREGIELAKRAGAYKGRKRKFSPERAAELSRRLAEGEEKASLAREFGVNRATVYRYLGWAAAEAAFLPKKPRSTKRGRSSSGASL; translated from the coding sequence ATGCCCAAAGTCATAAAGTCTAAAGCAACACCTAAGAATGCCCGGCATCCGAAGGGGCAACGGGTTGGGTACGTCCGCGTTAGCAGCCTCGATCAGAACGAGCACCGGCAGCTCGAAGGGATGGACCTAGACAAGACGTTCCTGGATAAAGCTTCCGGCAAGGACGTGAAGCGCCCTCAGCTCACAGCGATGCTGGACTTTGTGAGGGAAGGGGACTCGGTGTTCTGTCACTCGATGGATCGCCTGGGGCGGAATCTGGGTGATTTGAGGAAACTGGTCGATCTTATGACGGAGCGCGGAATCTCGGTTCACTTCTTGAAGGAGGGACTGACGTTTACCGGCGAAGACGCGCCGATGGCGAACCTGATGCTGAGTGTCATGGGAGCGGTCGCTCAGTTTGAACGTGACCTGATTCGTGAGCGTCAAAGAGAGGGGATTGAGCTTGCAAAGCGGGCCGGTGCGTACAAGGGCCGCAAACGTAAGTTCTCGCCGGAGAGAGCGGCGGAGCTGAGCCGTCGTTTGGCCGAAGGCGAGGAGAAGGCGAGTTTAGCCCGCGAGTTCGGTGTCAATCGAGCGACTGTCTATCGTTATTTAGGCTGGGCCGCCGCTGAAGCTGCTTTCCTTCCAAAGAAGCCGAGATCGACAAAGCGGGGTCGGTCTTCCTCGGGAGCGTCACTATGA
- a CDS encoding P-loop NTPase: MFLGAGIGGHYTRPDGTPAPDGTKLAEDLIATFKLGIPTTDLPRVSQFAEIQTSRTSLDSFVRRSLANLEPDEHIQWLTTFRWRSIFTTNYDMGLERAYKLNPNPPQNPVPIAVTADLRYTDTLVDVPVFHLHGTPYSPCTSPIVITQTDYTRYQENREMVWSRLKNDAATSTLLYIGYSGRDPNWQLIIEEVAREFSPSQPPMAYRIDPFADPLDVVLHREVRRVETLVMSLPELHALVEQELGDRRPAPDTVNALRDKVPQHLRDAYEDSPAAMLRLLESWIYVNDESTTDLPNTKDFLRGSKPNWSLIAQSHKFKRDVEDELWEWTLEFSTNPKSKSAAAVLTGPAGYGITTILMAEALRIVDGGIGPVFMLREGAEVNEGDVAYATSLFPDVDCYFVVDQAREHSQNIQAALAQQRKAKTNCLFLMGVRRNEWMSSKIHFKAVEFEIDPLSDIEINNLLDFLGAENSLGELEQLDRDFQFTIVKNKHEKQLLVAMREAMAGEGVGFDSIIEGEYRSIDVEKSPSISRDLYLLVCCFYQHGMLIRDELMETVLGYPLQSLYEDVGTNLEGLVEYTETNIVKGQYAARARHRIIAQIVWKKCGTRELKEHLLQKAMEKLNLTYRLDKKVFELFIRSDEIVDTFSTLAGKIKFFETAARRDPDNVFVLQHFARMLLREKNLVLALNQIDDAIAKDRTKTIRSLHHTRGLVLAELAMSEENNEVARKRLAHAEREFQFCMASKETDSYGHSGLANLYLDWSRRPKISDDEATEYLEKAEAVVSEGLKVVSERASLLITSAGVQKDLGNQPARLSKLRQAVDADHASPVARYLLGRAYRDQKLPLKTLEVLDPIIKSDFKQVRAYLEYTRAMLETGESIKKAAATLAQCKLDGETEPAFIGLYGGLLYLDGKYDGALKLWESGKELDLSDEERTRRQYAPRDHATGNRLKFTGHVVHRKPNYVLIQPEEGPVVLSRITHVGKTTLEKDQKIEFELSFSAKGALAEGLRLI, translated from the coding sequence TTGTTTCTAGGAGCTGGGATTGGAGGCCATTACACCAGGCCAGATGGAACACCGGCTCCAGATGGTACAAAGCTTGCTGAAGACCTTATTGCGACCTTTAAGCTCGGCATTCCGACGACAGACCTGCCACGAGTTTCCCAGTTCGCAGAGATCCAAACCTCCCGAACAAGCCTCGATTCATTTGTGAGGCGGTCCCTTGCGAACCTCGAGCCTGACGAACATATTCAGTGGCTAACGACATTTCGCTGGCGGTCAATTTTCACGACAAATTACGACATGGGCTTGGAGCGTGCGTACAAGCTAAATCCGAATCCGCCCCAAAATCCAGTACCGATCGCCGTTACCGCCGACCTTCGCTACACAGACACGCTGGTCGATGTTCCTGTTTTTCATCTTCATGGAACGCCGTACAGCCCGTGCACATCACCGATCGTCATTACGCAGACGGACTACACTCGCTATCAAGAGAATCGCGAGATGGTCTGGAGCCGCCTAAAGAACGATGCGGCAACTTCGACACTTCTGTACATCGGCTACTCCGGTAGAGATCCAAACTGGCAACTGATTATCGAAGAAGTAGCGCGGGAATTTTCACCGTCTCAGCCACCGATGGCCTACAGGATTGATCCCTTTGCCGACCCCCTAGACGTTGTATTGCATCGTGAGGTTAGGCGTGTCGAAACACTCGTTATGTCTCTACCTGAGCTACATGCGCTTGTCGAGCAGGAGTTGGGAGACCGTCGGCCCGCACCGGATACAGTAAACGCGTTACGCGACAAGGTTCCCCAACACCTGAGAGATGCTTACGAGGATTCCCCAGCCGCGATGTTGCGTCTTCTGGAGTCCTGGATTTATGTAAATGATGAGAGCACAACGGACCTTCCGAATACAAAAGACTTCCTTCGGGGCTCCAAACCCAACTGGTCTCTCATCGCACAAAGCCACAAGTTCAAAAGGGATGTCGAAGATGAGCTTTGGGAATGGACGCTGGAATTCAGTACAAACCCCAAGTCTAAGAGCGCCGCTGCGGTTTTAACGGGTCCGGCGGGCTATGGCATCACGACAATTCTTATGGCCGAAGCACTTCGTATCGTCGACGGTGGAATCGGACCAGTGTTTATGCTTCGAGAAGGTGCAGAAGTAAACGAGGGCGACGTAGCCTATGCCACTTCCCTGTTCCCGGACGTTGACTGCTATTTCGTAGTTGACCAGGCGCGAGAGCACTCGCAAAACATTCAGGCTGCCTTAGCACAACAGCGTAAAGCAAAGACCAACTGCCTGTTTCTAATGGGCGTTCGGCGCAACGAATGGATGTCATCAAAAATTCACTTCAAAGCCGTCGAGTTTGAGATTGATCCCCTTTCGGACATCGAGATTAATAATCTTCTGGATTTCCTTGGGGCAGAGAACTCTCTTGGGGAGCTAGAGCAACTGGACCGAGACTTCCAGTTCACCATTGTTAAAAACAAGCATGAAAAGCAGCTTTTGGTAGCCATGCGTGAGGCGATGGCAGGGGAGGGGGTAGGCTTTGATTCGATCATCGAGGGAGAGTATCGAAGTATCGACGTGGAGAAATCACCCTCGATCTCCCGAGATCTCTACCTACTGGTGTGCTGCTTCTATCAGCATGGCATGTTGATTCGCGATGAGCTGATGGAAACAGTGCTAGGGTACCCCCTGCAATCACTCTATGAAGACGTTGGGACCAACCTGGAGGGGTTGGTGGAATACACCGAAACGAACATCGTAAAGGGACAGTATGCTGCAAGAGCTCGGCACAGGATTATCGCTCAGATTGTTTGGAAGAAGTGCGGTACGCGTGAACTCAAGGAACACTTGTTGCAAAAGGCGATGGAGAAGCTAAATCTCACATATCGCCTGGACAAGAAGGTATTCGAGCTATTTATTCGTTCTGACGAAATCGTAGACACATTCAGCACCCTCGCCGGAAAGATCAAGTTCTTCGAGACGGCTGCGCGGCGTGACCCAGACAACGTGTTTGTGCTTCAACATTTCGCTCGAATGCTTTTACGAGAGAAGAACCTTGTCTTGGCCCTAAATCAAATCGATGACGCGATAGCAAAAGATCGAACAAAGACAATCCGTTCTTTGCATCACACGCGCGGTCTTGTCCTCGCAGAGTTGGCTATGAGTGAGGAAAACAACGAGGTTGCCCGGAAGCGACTGGCGCATGCCGAGCGAGAATTTCAGTTTTGTATGGCGTCGAAAGAGACGGACTCATATGGACATTCAGGACTTGCGAATCTGTATCTGGATTGGTCTCGACGGCCTAAGATTTCTGATGACGAAGCGACTGAATACCTAGAAAAGGCGGAAGCCGTCGTTTCTGAAGGGTTAAAGGTAGTCAGTGAGCGAGCCTCGCTCCTCATCACATCCGCTGGAGTACAAAAGGATTTAGGCAACCAACCTGCGCGGCTGAGCAAGCTCAGGCAGGCCGTGGATGCCGATCATGCCAGCCCTGTAGCAAGATACCTTTTAGGAAGAGCCTACCGTGATCAGAAGCTCCCCCTCAAGACCTTAGAGGTGCTTGATCCCATCATCAAGAGTGACTTCAAGCAGGTTCGCGCATACCTTGAGTACACTCGCGCCATGCTGGAGACTGGCGAATCGATCAAAAAGGCAGCCGCGACTCTGGCTCAGTGCAAGCTTGACGGAGAGACCGAGCCAGCTTTCATCGGCCTTTATGGTGGTCTTCTTTACCTAGATGGGAAGTATGACGGTGCTCTAAAGCTTTGGGAAAGCGGCAAAGAGCTTGACTTGTCAGACGAGGAAAGAACCCGTCGACAGTATGCCCCGAGAGATCATGCGACCGGAAACAGACTGAAGTTCACAGGTCACGTGGTTCATCGAAAGCCCAATTACGTCTTGATTCAACCCGAGGAAGGTCCAGTTGTGCTCAGCCGCATCACGCATGTTGGCAAGACTACCCTCGAAAAAGATCAGAAGATCGAGTTTGAGCTTTCTTTCTCCGCCAAAGGAGCACTAGCCGAAGGCCTACGGCTTATCTAG
- a CDS encoding type II toxin-antitoxin system RelE/ParE family toxin, with protein sequence MSTRQLLWIGSSKKDLMALPVSVRKFFGHTLNFAQEGEQHEAAKVLKGFGGAGVLEVVESDADGTYRAVYTVKFKEAVFVLHCFQKKSKSGIATPKKDMDIVHARLKVAETLAKEIRDGKAHD encoded by the coding sequence ATGAGCACGCGACAACTCCTTTGGATCGGAAGCAGTAAAAAAGATTTGATGGCACTGCCCGTTTCTGTAAGGAAGTTCTTCGGCCATACGCTTAATTTCGCTCAAGAAGGCGAACAGCATGAAGCTGCGAAGGTGCTCAAGGGCTTCGGAGGAGCTGGGGTCCTAGAAGTCGTGGAAAGCGATGCAGATGGAACGTATCGAGCGGTCTACACGGTCAAGTTCAAAGAAGCTGTCTTTGTTCTCCATTGCTTTCAAAAGAAGAGCAAAAGCGGTATCGCAACGCCCAAGAAGGACATGGACATCGTTCACGCAAGGCTTAAGGTTGCTGAGACTCTGGCAAAGGAGATTCGAGATGGCAAAGCGCACGATTGA
- a CDS encoding helix-turn-helix domain-containing protein: MAKRTIDGIDVETSSGNVFADLGLADAEQLKIKSGLVIEITRAVRRLGLTQGEAGQRMGISQAKVSGLMRGDFANLSESKLMECLNRLGYNIEIKLSPAIEPIGHRTLAMA, encoded by the coding sequence ATGGCAAAGCGCACGATTGATGGCATTGACGTTGAAACCAGCTCGGGGAACGTGTTTGCAGACCTTGGACTGGCCGACGCGGAACAGCTCAAAATCAAGTCGGGTTTGGTGATCGAGATCACCCGCGCCGTGCGACGGCTCGGTCTGACTCAAGGGGAAGCTGGCCAACGCATGGGTATTTCACAAGCGAAGGTCTCCGGGCTTATGCGCGGAGATTTCGCCAACCTATCGGAAAGCAAATTGATGGAATGCCTGAATCGCCTCGGGTACAACATCGAAATCAAGCTGAGTCCTGCCATCGAGCCGATAGGTCACCGAACCCTCGCGATGGCCTGA
- a CDS encoding cold-shock protein has translation MEQGTVKWFNDAKGFGFISRQNGEDVFAHYSAIVSSGFKSLQEGQAVQFNVVKGPKGWQAADIQPL, from the coding sequence ATGGAGCAGGGAACAGTGAAGTGGTTCAACGATGCTAAGGGGTTTGGCTTCATCAGCCGTCAGAATGGCGAGGACGTGTTCGCTCACTACTCGGCGATCGTCTCCAGTGGCTTCAAGAGCCTTCAAGAAGGACAGGCCGTACAGTTCAACGTGGTCAAGGGACCCAAGGGCTGGCAGGCCGCAGACATTCAGCCGCTGTAA
- a CDS encoding DUF4238 domain-containing protein, which translates to MKSHTTPKRLLKQFSYKHPVEQSDWLWQYTKGKKPNGRKSPTSATRIDGFYADPNDSAIEAEVEMRLAQEIEQPVNDFMDEICDPGFVLTHERKLALTRYIFMLFQRSQARRSGQGSLAAVKAHAFTAFLNNPRQLATVAAHLNIEEMAQGRRFSHGLITSEIVAENAKRMMRADNTHDSLQRTYVEGIKNQMSHVDPLLLASEWRWVFATPDAPFMLGDSPVITFARAVNGKLDYGMGFHEPNVEVALPMSPTTCLHLLPAIANRRPVQTPTTQEINWGQAGYAFEHCFCNVDRADLDAIMQANGGAFEMGTKTYRLPHENYDNHVCDILMGLRKPGKW; encoded by the coding sequence ATGAAATCCCACACCACGCCGAAGAGACTGCTAAAGCAGTTTTCTTACAAGCATCCCGTTGAGCAGTCCGATTGGCTCTGGCAGTACACCAAAGGAAAGAAGCCCAACGGTAGAAAGTCCCCAACGTCGGCAACACGCATCGACGGCTTCTATGCCGATCCAAATGACTCAGCGATCGAGGCCGAAGTCGAGATGCGACTAGCCCAAGAGATTGAGCAGCCGGTCAATGACTTTATGGATGAGATCTGCGATCCAGGGTTCGTACTGACCCATGAGCGCAAGTTGGCACTCACCCGCTATATTTTCATGCTGTTCCAGCGCTCGCAGGCTCGCCGCTCCGGCCAGGGGTCACTGGCGGCGGTGAAAGCCCACGCCTTTACTGCTTTCTTGAACAACCCAAGACAGCTCGCAACGGTAGCGGCGCATTTGAACATCGAAGAAATGGCCCAGGGGCGGAGATTCAGCCACGGACTAATCACGTCGGAGATTGTCGCCGAGAATGCGAAGCGCATGATGCGTGCGGATAACACGCACGACTCTCTCCAGCGCACCTACGTCGAGGGCATCAAGAACCAAATGTCCCATGTTGATCCACTGCTTTTGGCTAGTGAATGGCGCTGGGTCTTTGCAACGCCAGATGCCCCGTTCATGCTTGGCGACTCGCCCGTCATTACTTTCGCGCGGGCCGTCAATGGGAAACTGGACTACGGAATGGGTTTTCACGAACCCAACGTGGAGGTTGCGCTGCCTATGTCGCCGACTACCTGCTTGCACTTGCTCCCCGCAATAGCGAATCGAAGGCCAGTGCAGACGCCGACCACGCAGGAGATCAACTGGGGCCAGGCAGGTTATGCGTTCGAGCACTGCTTCTGCAATGTCGACCGTGCCGACCTGGACGCGATCATGCAGGCGAATGGCGGCGCGTTTGAGATGGGCACAAAGACTTATCGGCTGCCTCACGAGAACTATGACAACCACGTCTGCGACATCTTGATGGGCCTCCGCAAGCCGGGAAAGTGGTGA
- a CDS encoding Y-family DNA polymerase yields MTEVFGIIDCNNFYVSCERVFRPDLEGEPVIVLSNNDGCAVARSAEAKALGIKMGDPEFKIRDLIKRENVKVFSSNYALYGSLSGRVTDTLLSMVPTIETYSIDESFLNLGEFSEREVEPLARELRERVRRWVGIPTCLGIAPTKTLAKVANFIAKKRPQYRGVCDLRSSQVRAELLSTVPVDEVWGIGAASAAKLAKIGVQTAADLAALDPDNARALMTVTGGRTVYELRGISCLPLELMEPTRKGIAVTRSFGAPVTTWREMREAIASYATRAAEKMRRYKVAAENIFVFMHTNNFNNDPFYSNGASARFAETTNDTGEVVALAVRLGERLWRDGFRYSKTGIMITELLPETIRQPALWGDLDRERRERAWKAMDKLNATLGRDTVRILGAGPKNAAWKLRAEHRSPRWTTRWDELPRVRSN; encoded by the coding sequence ATGACAGAGGTCTTCGGGATAATCGACTGCAACAACTTTTACGTCTCCTGCGAGCGTGTGTTTCGGCCCGACCTCGAAGGCGAGCCGGTCATCGTGCTATCAAACAACGATGGTTGCGCAGTAGCAAGGTCGGCGGAAGCAAAGGCCCTCGGGATAAAAATGGGAGATCCCGAGTTCAAGATTCGCGATCTCATCAAGCGCGAGAATGTGAAAGTCTTCAGCAGCAACTATGCCTTGTACGGAAGCCTGTCCGGAAGAGTCACGGATACGCTGCTCTCGATGGTTCCGACTATCGAAACTTACTCGATTGATGAGAGCTTCTTGAACCTGGGCGAGTTCAGCGAAAGGGAAGTGGAGCCTCTTGCGCGAGAGCTGCGCGAGCGCGTTCGTCGCTGGGTAGGTATCCCAACGTGCCTAGGCATCGCCCCGACCAAGACGCTCGCCAAGGTAGCAAATTTCATTGCAAAGAAGCGTCCGCAGTATCGCGGCGTATGCGATCTTCGTTCCAGCCAGGTGCGGGCGGAGCTGCTCTCCACCGTGCCGGTCGATGAAGTCTGGGGGATCGGCGCGGCGTCGGCGGCGAAGCTCGCAAAGATTGGAGTCCAGACGGCCGCCGATCTCGCCGCACTCGATCCAGACAATGCTCGGGCGCTGATGACAGTGACGGGTGGCCGTACCGTCTACGAGCTGCGCGGGATCTCCTGCCTGCCGCTGGAGCTTATGGAGCCGACGAGGAAGGGAATTGCCGTCACCCGCAGCTTCGGGGCTCCGGTCACGACCTGGCGCGAGATGCGCGAGGCCATCGCAAGCTACGCCACACGAGCGGCAGAGAAGATGCGGCGCTACAAGGTCGCCGCCGAAAACATCTTCGTCTTCATGCACACGAACAACTTCAACAATGACCCGTTCTACTCAAATGGAGCCTCGGCACGGTTCGCAGAGACGACCAACGACACCGGGGAAGTGGTCGCCCTGGCCGTGCGCCTGGGCGAAAGGCTCTGGCGAGACGGCTTCCGCTACTCAAAGACAGGGATCATGATTACCGAGTTGCTGCCCGAAACCATCCGGCAACCGGCCCTTTGGGGCGATCTCGACCGAGAGAGAAGGGAACGGGCCTGGAAGGCGATGGACAAGCTCAACGCGACCCTCGGGCGCGATACCGTCCGCATCCTCGGTGCCGGTCCCAAGAATGCCGCCTGGAAGCTCAGGGCAGAGCATCGCTCGCCTCGGTGGACAACAAGATGGGATGAACTGCCGAGAGTCCGGTCAAACTGA
- a CDS encoding LexA family protein: MSLELVEWVATWPSLLPYFDGSVPAGFPSPAEDYLETPLDLTEFLIENKAATFLMRVDGDSMKDAGILDGDLLVVDRAAAPNNGCIVVVAVNGEYTVKRIRRGPDCIWLDPANHLYQPIRVSIGEDLHVFGVVKHAIHTLR; this comes from the coding sequence ATGAGCTTGGAGCTGGTGGAGTGGGTCGCAACTTGGCCGTCATTGTTGCCATATTTCGACGGTAGCGTACCTGCGGGATTTCCAAGCCCGGCTGAAGATTACTTGGAGACCCCTCTCGATCTCACCGAATTTCTCATCGAAAACAAAGCAGCTACATTCCTGATGCGAGTTGATGGCGACTCGATGAAAGATGCTGGAATTCTGGACGGCGATCTTCTGGTTGTGGATCGAGCAGCAGCGCCCAATAACGGCTGCATCGTTGTGGTTGCCGTAAATGGCGAGTACACCGTAAAACGCATAAGGCGTGGACCTGACTGCATATGGCTCGATCCGGCCAATCACCTCTACCAGCCGATTCGCGTCTCGATTGGCGAAGACCTACACGTCTTCGGCGTTGTGAAACACGCCATCCACACCCTGCGATGA